A genomic window from Colletotrichum destructivum chromosome 7, complete sequence includes:
- a CDS encoding Putative glycosyl hydrolase, all-beta, glycoside hydrolase superfamily, endo-beta-1,6-galactanase produces MHFNPLAVVALGLASLSAVAADTTTIIDAKSDRGTWEGWGTSLAWWARRFGTRDDLADIFFTTKTTSLGGASLPGLGFNIVRHNAGACSWNAVNGERMVVSPKMMLSRQIEGHWVDWASADPASSSWRWDVDTAQRAMLQKAKSRGANRFELFSNSPMWWMTKNHNPSGSADGSENIQPWNLAQHAVYMATVARHARDNWGIDFESVEPFNEPSANWWKADGTQEGCHIDVPTQATIINALRTELDGRGLGAVTIAASDESYYDQAAATLTGLANAGALRHVARVNVHGYQYANGRRDLVSSLAAASGLRVWNSEYGESDATGERLASNLLLDLRWLRPTAWVYWQVLDGGGWGVVDADNEAGTVGVANQKYFVLAQFARHIREGMRILDGGADNVVAAYDAARSKLVIVAVNWGDAQYLNFDLSRFAQASTNGAKVTRWRTQIGASGDRYIQASDTTMSGTKFWSFFEKKMVQTFEIENVKL; encoded by the coding sequence ATGCACTTCAACCCTCTCGCGGTGGTGGCCCTCGGCCTGGCCTCGTTgtccgccgtcgcggccgacACGACgaccatcatcgacgccaaATCCGACCGCGGCACGTGGGAAGGTTGGGGCACCTCCCTCGCCTGGTGGGCGCGGCGCTTCGGCACGcgcgacgacctcgccgacatcttcttcaccaccaagacgacctcgctcggcggcgccagccTCCCCGGGCTCGGCTTCAACATTGTCCGCCACAACGCCGGCGCCTGCAGCTGgaacgccgtcaacggcgagcgCATGGTCGTCTCGCCCAAGATGATGCTGTCCCGGCAGATCGAGGGCCACTGGGTCGACTGGGCGAGCGCGGACCCtgcctcgtcctcgtggcGGTGGGACGTCGACACGGCGCAACGCGCCATGCTGCAGAAGGCCAAGAGCCGCGGCGCCAACCGCTTCGAgctcttctccaactcgCCCATGTGGTGGATGACCAAGAACCACAACCCGTCCGGctccgccgacggcagcgagaACATCCAGCCGTGGAACCTGGCGCAGCACGCCGTGTACATGGCCACCGTGGCCCGGCACGCGCGGGACAACTGGGGTATCGACTTCGAGTCGGTCGAGCCCTTCAACGAGCCGTCGGCCAACTGGTGGAAGGCGGACGGCACGCAGGAAGGGTGCCACATCGACGTCCCCACGCAGGcgaccatcatcaacgcGCTGCGGACggagctcgacggccgcggcctcggcgccgtgacCATCGCCGCGTCAGACGAGTCATACTACGAtcaggccgccgccaccctgACCGGTCTCGCGAACGCGGGCGCGCTCCGCCACGTCGCGCGCGTCAACGTCCACGGGTACCAGTACGCCAACGGCCGTCGCGACCTCGTCTCGtcgctcgcggcggcgagcgggCTGCGGGTGTGGAACAGCGAGTACGGCGAGAGCGACGCGACGGgcgagcggctggcgagcAACCTCCTGCTGGACCTCCGGTggctgcggccgacggcgtgggTGTACTGgcaggtcctcgacggcggcggctggggcgTGGTGGACGCCGATAACGAGGCCGGCACGGTCGGGGTGGCGAATCAGAAGTACTTTGTGCTCGCGCAGTTCGCGCGGCACATCCGCGAGGGCATGCGGAtcctggacggcggcgcggacaACGTGGTCGCGGCGTACGACGCGGCGCGGTCGAAGCTGGTGATCGTCGCGGTCAACTGGGGCGACGCGCAGTACCTCAACTTTGACCTGAGCAGGTTCGCGCAGGCGTCGACGAACGGGGCCAAGGTCACGCGGTGGCGGACGCAGATTGGAGCCAGCGGGGACCGGTATATCCAGGCGAGCGACACGACGATGAGCGGGACGAAGTTCTGGTCgttcttcgagaagaagatggtgCAGACGTTTGAGATTGAGAACGTCAAGTTGTAG